Part of the Anaerolineae bacterium genome, TAGAGCGTTTGTGGCGTTATGTGCCTCGGGAACAGACTTTGGTCTTGCGTAGCGAAGATTTTTTTGCTCATCCCCGGGAAGTGGCACACCAAGTTGCTAAGTTCTTAGAAATAGAGCCATGGGAGACCGAATGGCAACCGTATAATGTGGGGCAGTATACCCTTTCTGACATGGAACAGAGCGTCGCGCGTGAACTGCGCATTTATTTTCGACCGCACAATCAACGCCTCTATGCCTTGCTGGGGCGTGACCTGGGGTGGGAGGACGCATGACGCGCCTGCTCATCACCGGCATTACGGGGCTGCTGGGGCTCAACCTGGCCTGGGAGGCGGTCCAGGCGGGGCATAAGGTGGTCGGCGTGGCGGGAAGCCGTGACCTGCCCAACGCGCCCTTCTCCGTGCTGCGGGCCGACCTGAGCCGTCCGGGCGCGTTGGCCGAGGTGTGGCGGGCCGCCCGACCCGACGCGGTGGTGCACACCGCGGCCCTGGCCCAGGTGGACGCCTGTGAAAAGCAGCCCGACCGGGCCGAGCGGCTGAACGCCCAACTGCCCGGCGAGGTGGCCACTCTGGCACGGCAGGACGGGGTGCCGCTGGTGCACATTTCCACCGATGCCGTGTTCGACGGCCGGCGAGGCGACTACACGGAGGGCGACCTCCCGCACCCATTGAGCGTGTACGCCCGCACCAAACTCGCCGGGGAGCGCGCTGTCTTGGAAGCCTATCCTCGGGCAGCGGTGTTGCGGGTCAACTTCTTCGGCTGGAGCCTT contains:
- a CDS encoding SDR family oxidoreductase, encoding MTRLLITGITGLLGLNLAWEAVQAGHKVVGVAGSRDLPNAPFSVLRADLSRPGALAEVWRAARPDAVVHTAALAQVDACEKQPDRAERLNAQLPGEVATLARQDGVPLVHISTDAVFDGRRGDYTEGDLPHPLSVYARTKLAGERAVLEAYPRAAVLRVNFFGWSLSGARSLAEWFLNNLRAGRKMLGFTDVFFCPLLANHLAEVILTVLARQLSGLYHATGSACLSKYAFGVALAERFGYDPTLIRPTSVEEAGLAARRSPRLTLRNEKLARALGRPLPDWRRGIETFWRQAQTGYPERLRAWG